The window CCAAACAGCTGGTGCCTCTCTTCAAAAAAGCAAAAGAATTAGGGCTTACTACCTCCATAGACCCGCAATGGGACCCTGCAGAACACTGGGATATAGACCTGGAGGCGCTTCTTCCCCATGTAGATGTATTTATGCCCAATACCGCCGAATTGATGGCGCTGACTAAAACCAGCACTCTGGAGCATGGTATTGAAAGCTTAAAGGGCTATGCCAATATCCTGGTGGTGAAAGGGGGTCGCGCAGGAGCCTGGGCCTGGGGGGAGGGTGCGCTAGTGCATCAGCCTGCATTCCTGAATGAGCAGGTCGTGGACAGCATTGGTGCAGGAGACAGCTTTGATGCAGGTTTTATCTCAAAATACATACAGGGAAAGTCACTGCAGGAGTGCCTGGAATTTGGTGCCTTAAGCGGGGCGATCAACACCACCCGACCCGGGGGTACCACTGCCTTCGAAAACCTCAATCTGGTAAAAACAATTGCCGAATCAACTTTTAACTACACCTTTTGATGACACTTCAGGATAAACTTGCCATACTTGGGCAGGAGGGTAAAGCCCTGCTTGCTACTAATTTCTATAATTTCGAAACACTTTCAGGGGTGCTCCAGGCTGCAAAAGCAGCTGGTCAGCCCGTGATCCTTCAGCTTTCTGAGAGCTCTATTCATTACCTGGGCCTGAATGTTGCTGCCGCAATGGCACGTGCAGCCCTGGAGGCCTACGAGGTGCAGGGATGGCTGCACCTGGATCATGGCAGTTCCGTAGAAATAGCCCATCGCTGTCTCGATGCCGGCTTTGATTCGGTGATGATCGATGCCAGCGAACAATCCTATACCGAAAATGTAAAGACAACGCTGGAAGTGGTTAAGCTGGCCGAGCGATATGGGGCAAGTGTAGAAGCGGAGCTTGGCTATGTGGCAAAGCTGGGGCAGGAGCAATCGAGTATCTATACCCAGCCCGAAGAGGCTAGTCGCTTTGTAGAAGAAACGGGCATTAACGCCCTGGCCATTGCCATTGGATCAGCACATGGTTTTTATAAGGAAACCCCAAAGCTGCAGCTGGAGCTGCTCTCCCGCATACACGAAGCCACACCTGCTGCCCTGGTGCTGCATGGAAGCTCCGGCATACCTGACGACCAGCTACGGGAGGCCATCAGGCGAGGTATTTCAAAAGTAAACCTGGCTACCGAAACCAAGAACATGTTCATGAAAACCCTGCAGGAGGTGTTGCGCAACAACGAAGAAATTGATCTTCGCAAAGTATTTCCTGTTGCCACGGCTTCGGTGGTAAAACTTATTACACAAAAACTTAGTGTTGTATCGCCTGCATGATTAGGGTACTGGCGTACATACTGGCTGCACTAACAGGTACAGTTGGTTTGTGCCAGGCACAAACTCCAGATGCCTTGTTGCTGAAAGATTATCGGCCGCAGTCCATTTACAAAATACCCGTTACCAAAATCACCAAAGCCAGGTATCCGGTAATCGATATGCATTCCCATGCCTATGCCCAATCTGAGGAGGAGCTTGCCCATTGGGTGGGTGTAATGGATCAGGCAGGTATTGAGAAAACCATTATCCTTAGCTATTCCACCGGAGCAGCCTTTGACTCAATTTACCAGGTGTATGCAAAGTGGGGTAACCGCTTTGAGGTATGGTGTGGCTTTGACTACACCGGCTACACCGAACCGGGCTGGAGCGAAAAGGCTGTGCGGGAACTGGAGCGTTGCTACAAGGTGGGGGCCAGAGGTGTTGGTGAACTGGGCGATAAAGGGCTGGGCGAATTGTACTCAAAACCAACCAAGGGACGGGGCATGCACATAGACGATGCCCGCATGAAGCCCCTGCTGGCAAAATGCGGCGAGCTGAAGATGCCCATCAGCATACACGTAGCTGAACCCATGTGGATGTACCAGCCCATGGATTCTACCAATGACGGCCTGATGAATGCTTATGTCTGGCAGATTGATAAAAGTGAGAAAGGTTTCCTGGATCATGGAGCCCTTATCAACACCCTGGAAAATGCCGTGCGTGAGAATCCAAAAACTACTTTCATTGCCTGCCATTTTGCCAACTGCGAAGCCGACCTCTCGGTGATTGGCCGCCTCCTGAGCCTCTATCCCAACCTGTATGCCGATATAGCTGCCCGTTATGCCGAAACAGCTCCAATACCCCGCTACATGCAGGCGTTTTATCAGCAGCACCAGAACAAACTGCTCTATGGTACCGACATGGGCATGGATGCCGAGATGTACCAAACCACCTTTCGCATTCTGGAAAGCAGGGATGAGCATTTTTACAAAATTGATCAATTTAATTACCACTGGCCTCTGCATGGCTTTGGCCTGGAGCCGGCGGTGCTGAAAAAGCTGTACCAAAGCAATGCGGCCAAAATCCTGAAAAGAAAGTAAAGCCTATGAAAGCTTCCTCTAACATACTCTTATTGATGCTGATCCTTTCTGCCTGTGTAGGGCAGGAAGCAGTAGTTCAGCCCAAAGAAGTAGTAATTCAGCATGGAAAGCTGGTTCTGCAGGTAACAGATGAGCTCCACACAAGGGTTTCTTCCACCCGCCAGGGAATGGGGCCATTCATGGAGGCCGCCATGCCATCAGAATATCTGATCACAGAAAATTTTACGGCGCAGGATTTTAAACTGAACCATTCCAGCACGCAACCTATTGCCGATTCTGTGGGTGCCGGCCAGCAATGGACGCTGAAAGGTAGCAGTAAGCAGGGAGAGGCAAGCCTTGAAAAGATCGTGACGGTACGGGCCTATGACAGCTTGCCCGATATGGTAGTGATGCAGGTAGCTTATATTAATCGTTCACCCGAAGCCATTCAGGTAAACAAGTGGGTGAACCATCATTACAGCGTTTTGCCGCATCAGGATACAACCCTGTTCTGGTCCTTTCAGGGAGGCTCTACCAGCCACCGCAAAGACTGGATACAGGCCCTGCAGCCGGGATTCAGCCAAAAGAATTATATGGGGATGAACAGCTCCGATTATGGTGGAGGTATTCCCGTAACAGACCTCTGGCGGCCCGATGGGGGCATTGCCATTGGTCATGCTGAGCTGTTGCCGAGATTGGTTTCTCTTCCCGTGGATATTGATAAGGAGGAGACAGCAGCCAGCATCAACATAGAATTTGATTATGAGGAGCCTGTGCAGCTTGGGGCTGGAGATACGCTGAAAACCTATGAAACCTTTGTGATGGTTCACGAGGGTGATTACTATAATGGTCTGCAGGCTTATGGAGCTCTGCTGCGGGCCAAGGGTTTAGAGTTTGTTGAGTCCGAAGAAGCCGCCTATGAATCTTCCTGGTGTGCCTGGGGCTATATGCGTGACTTTACACTGGATGAAATCCTCGGTACCCTGCCAAAGGTGAAAGAGCTGGGTATCCAATGGGTAACCATCGATGATGGTTTTCAGCTGGCAGAAGGAGACTGGCAGGTAAACCGGCTAAAATTTCCACGAGGCGATGTCCAAATGAAAGCCCTGGTAGACACGATCCATTCCTATGGGTTGAAGGCAATGCTCTGGTGGGCGCCCCTGGCTGCAGATCCTCACAGCAAGCTTTTGCAGGAGCATCCGGATATGAAATTGCTTGCAGCAGACGGAACGCCACAGGATATTACCTGGTGGGATTCTTATTACATGTCGCCGGCCTATGATAAAACCATTCAGCATACCGAAGAGGTTGTAAACCTGTTTATGAAGCATTGGGGCTTCGATGGGCTAAAGATGGATGGCCAGCATCTGAATGCCGTTGCACCAGACTATAATCCTGAGCACGGTCTGGCTTATCCGGAAGAGTCTGTGGAAAAACTTCCCGTCTTCTTCAAAAATATTTACGAACAGGCAAGGAGCATCAAGCCCAATGCCGTGATTCAGAACTGCCCCTGCGGCACCTGCATGTCGGTATTCAACATGCCTTACATGAACCAGGCAGTTGCTTCCGATCCGCTTTCCAGCTGGCAGATCAGGCATAAAGGAAAAACATACAAAGCGCTGATAGGAAAAACTGCATACTTTGGCGATCATGTAGAGCTGAGCGATGGGCGCAACGACTTTGCAAGCTCCTTTGGTATTGGGGCGGTACTGGGTACTAAATTTACCTGGCCCCGCGAAAATCCAACGGTTACAGAAGATAACCTGCTAACGCCGGAACGGGAGAAAATCTGGAAAAAGTGGTTTGACCTTTACCATGAGAAGATGCTTTCGAAGGAAACTTACCTGGGTGGCTTATATGACATTGGCTGGGAGCTGCCCGAAACCCACGTTGTTCAGAAAGGCGATACCCTCCATTATGCTTTCTACAATAAACACTGGGATGGAACTGTGCGCCTGAAGGGCCTGCAGGATAACCAGCAATACCGGGTTCGGGATTATGTGAATGGAGTAGACCTGGGTGTGGTAAAAGGCCCGGTGGCAGAACTGCCGGTATCCTTTACAAAAAACCTGCTGATTGAAGTTTATCCTGAAAATTAGAGACAAGATTAATTTGCTACAACATGGCTGATATGAATAGTGCAAACCGAGTAATTTTTCCGAGGGCTTTTGCCTTTGCCATAGATGACCTTGGCTGGAATGAGGGCAGCGATCTTTCGCAGAATGCTACGCCCGGGCCTTATCGCTGTGGTGTAAAGAGAAAGTTCGACCTCAATGATTATAAACACGTCGTTGAAGTAGGTAAAGCGGTTGGTGCACGCATACAATGCCTGTTTATCCTAAGCGAAATGGATAGGGAGAATATACTGGCAAAATTTCCTACCACCACCTACCAGCGCGAACAATGGGATAACACCTCCCGTGTTAACGAAGAGCAGCAGGAGATCATGAACTATGTGCAGGAGCAGGCTGCTTATATGGAGTTTGGCCTGCACGGCACCGGCCATGAATACTGGGCGCCCGGCCAGCCTCAGAAAAGAGCAGAGTGGTATAACCTGAATGACAAAGAGCCCTGGCCGGAGGAATCGCTGCGCGAGCATATCCAGTGCTTTAAAGATATTATGGCCCAGTACGGGTTTAGTCCTGAAAACGGACACTCCTTTCCTGAAAGCTTTGTGCCCTGCGCCTACAGCTACTACTGGAACCCCACCGGCAGCTATAGCCTGGGCAAGCTGTTAACAGAGGCTGGCGTAAAATATGCCAACACAGATTTCAGCCAGATACCGGAGCTAAACCCGCCAGGTGATGTAAACGGAGGAGGCTTCGACTACGGCACCCATGTGATCAACAGGATCAACTATGGCAATCTCTGGTACGAGCTTGCCACCTTGCCCAGGGTAGCGCTTAACGAGCAGCATACCGATATTATAGAAAGCCACTGGCCTAACTGGCTGGCACAGGATGATTTCCTGCAGCCGGATATCACTGCACAATGGACCAGTTACTACAAAGCTGCCCAAAGAAGCGATAATCGGTACATTGCTAAAAATACCGAACAGCTGCATTCGCAATGGTTGTACAACAAATACACAATTGTATCAGAAGAAGAACCAGGCTATGTAGTGATAGATAATACACAGATGCCCGAAGAGGCTTATCAGCATGATATACTGGGTACGATGGTTCTGAAGATAAAGCTTGGAGAAAATGAGCATCTATCTGCTGCAGCACTTGACGGAGATAATATACCTGCTTATTTTGAGGAAGAAGGGTGGGGATTTTTATATCTTCCCCGTCTGGAAAAGAAAGCATACCACCTGACCTACCAGATTGGCTCCACTTTAATGTCACTGTATGTAATTCATGAGGGTACCTCAAATATCTACGGGCTTAGGCAGGAGGAGGAGAGCATTCATGTTACGCTAAAAGTATATGGAAGTCAGGAATTGAAAATCAGGTGCAGCAAGCCTGCACAGGTCCTTTCTGTAACTGAAGGACTACTGGTTGAGGGGTATCAGTACCATGAGGAGGACTCTACCTTAAAAGTAGTGCTAAGAGCACTGGACTTTCAGGGTAAGAAAGGAGAGATTCAGGTAAAGCTCCAGAATGAATAAATCAGAAGATCTTAAATACGTATATTTTGACAAACATTTTACAACAACCGGTCTCTAAGGAGAAAGCAGCGCTTCCTGAGCGGAAATGGATGAGTCCGATCCTGATCATTGGAGCCTTATTTTTCATTTTCGGATTTATCACCTGGTTAAACTCAGTGTTGATCCCCTACCTGAAGATTGCCTGTGAACTAAATAATCTTGAATCTTATTTAGTAGCCTTTGCTTTTTACATTGCCTACCTGGTGATGGCGATACCCTCTGGCTGGGTGCTTAATTTTTCCGGCTATAAAAAAGGGATGTCATTAGGCTTGGTAGTAATAGCGGTGGGCGCTATTATTTTTATACCGGCGGCACTTACACGGCAGTACCTGGTTTTCCTGGTGGGCCTGTTTGTACAGGGCACCGGGCTGGCACTGCTGCAAACCGCCTCAAATCCCTACATCACAATTATAGGCCCGCGCGAAAGCGCTGCAAAGCGGATCAGCATCATGGGAATCTGCAATAAGTTTGCAGGTGCTCTTGCTCCTATTGTACTGGGCGCTGTTGCGCTCAGCAATGTAGATCATCTTGTAGATGCGGAAGGCTTTACCAGTGCAAGTGCGAGTGCCCAGGAGCTGGATGCCCTGGCTGCCAGGGTAGTTGTACCATACATTATCATTGCTGCTGCTCTGTTGGTACTGGCGCTGCTTGTTTATTTCTCCAGCCTGCCAGAAGTGGATACAGATAAGGAAGAAGAAGGCGTTGTTCAGTCAGCGACAAGCCGGAAAAGTGTACTTCAGTTTCCTCATTTGCTGTTGGGAGCAATAACCCTCTTTTTATACGTTGGCGTGGAGGTACTTGCAGGCGATTCGATCATCAGTTACGGGGGCTCGCAGGGTATCTCTCTTGAAACAGCAAAGTTCTTTACCACTGCAACACTGGTGGCCATGATTGTGGGTTATATTATAGGTATTATCTGCATTCCTAAATATTTAAGCCAGGAAAAAGCATTACTGTACTCCGGTGGTCTTGGCACCATTCTCTCCTTTGTAGTAATCTTCACAGATGGTTACGTCTCTGTTTCGGCCCTTGCTTTACTTGGTTTAGCTAATGCCCTGGTGTGGCCTGCTATCTGGCCTATGGCACTCAATGGTCTGGGCCGTTTTACAAAGGCAGGTTCCTCACTCCTCATCATGGGGATTGCAGGCGGAGCACTTATCCCTTTGCTGTATGGCCAGCTGGCGGATATGTTTTCTGCAAGAGACGCTTACTGGATACTGGTGCCTTGCTACCTGTTCATTCTGTATTATGCGTTGTCAGGACATAAAGCAGGCAGCCCCAACAGTACCCCTAAGCGCTGATCAATCAATCAGCATAAAATGTAATCCAGCACCACAGGCATATCAATAAAGTGCCTGTAAACATCTGCAGGCCGTTCTTCAACGGCCTGCAGATGTTTTAAAATCCGGACAGTTACTATGAAAATAACTAAAACAATTGTTGTTCTGCTTGCCCTGCTGTGGTCTGCAAGTGTGCAGGCACAGGTACGATCTTCCGTGAAGGTGCTACAAAACGAAAACTGGTGGGTGGGTATCGTTTTTAACGGCCACCTCATGCCCTTAACAGAAACCTTTACTTTCGATATGGCCAGGGACGCAACCCCTAATCAGCTTCAGCCCTTACTGGTATCTGATAGAGGCCGGTACATCTTTTCAGAATCACCTGTAAAATTCACTTTCCGAAACGATAGCCTCTTATTCGAAGGAGATAAGAAACTGTCAGCCAGGAATGCCGGAAGCACCCTAAGAGAAGCATATCTGAAAGCTTCAGGCGAACATTTTGCCTTCAATGGCAAATATCCCCACGAGGAGCTATTTAAAAAGCCACAGTACAATACCTGGATTGAGCTTGGCATTAACCAAAACCAGAAAGGAATTATTCAGTATGCCCAAACCATGCTTGACAACGGCATGCCACCCGGTGTATTGATGATAGATGACACCTGGCAGCAGGATTACGGGGTCTGGAACTTTGATAAAAATGTTTTCCCCGATGCCAGCGCCATGATGGACACCCTCCATGCCATGGGTTTTAAGGTAATGCTATGGATCTGCCCCTTTGTCAGCCCCGATTCCAGAGAGTACCGGCTGCTGGAAAGGGAAGGAGGCCTTTTGCTGGAGCAGGATAGTGACAGGCCTAAAATGGTTCGTTGGTGGAATGGGGTAAGTGCGGTGCTGGATCTGAGCCATCCCAATGCGGTAAAATGGTTTAAGGCGCAGCTCGACAGGCTGCAGCAGCAATATGGAGCAGATGGCTTTAAGTTTGATGCTGGAGATACCTATTTCTATTTCAACTCAAGGTCTTACGGCAACATTTCAGTGAATGAGCATTGCCGTTTGTTCAACGAAATAGGCCTGGATTACCCCCTGAATGAGTATCGTGCTGCATGGAAAATGGGAGGAGCACCTTTGGCGCACAGGCTGCAGGATAAAGGCCATAACTGGGAAGACCTGCAGTTACTGATTCCGCATATTGTACTGCAGGGGTTAATGGGTTACCCTTACAACTGCCCGGATATGATAGGCGGCGGAGAAATGGGATCTTTCCTGAAAACAGAAACCATCGATCAGGAGCTGGTGGTGCGTTCCACCCAATGCCATGTGTTTACGCCCATGATGCAGTTTTCTGTAAATCCTTTCCGGATTCTGGACGAGGCACATGCCAGTGCTGTGAAAGAAGCTGTTGCTTTACGTCAGAAGTTTGTTCCTGTTATTATGGAATTGGTAGAAAATGCATCGAAGACAGGGGAGCCTGTGGTACGGTCTATGGAATACGTTTTCCCCCACCAGGGTTATGCTGCTGTTACTAATCAGTTTCTGTTGGGAGATAAGTATCTTATTGCTCCTGTTCTGGAGAAAAATGCTTTGACCCGAAAAGTATTATTACCGAAAGGAAAATGGAAAGATGCAAATGGGAAAGTATGGAATGGCGGAAGGGAAGTGGCCGTTAAAGTAAATTTATCGTCAATTCCATATTTTGAAAAACTATAGAAGGAGGCGTTATTTACCAGTACAGCCCGCCTGTGCATATTTCCCCATATTTCTGCTGATTTAATCTACAAGTGTTGATGCATTCCGCAGGCTTTTTGCAGTATGAAATAATGTAAAAATTGCTAATGCGTTCATTTTTAAAGCTTTATCGCTGTAGCCTTTTTTTTGGCATAGTCTTTTCTAATTACCTGGGCAGAACATTCTTATAACTCGAAACAAACATGAAAAAGACATTCTTAACTTTTGTTGCAGTAGCATTCGGAATGGGTGTAGCATTTGCACAAACCACTCCTCAAACAGAAGATAAACCAGCCGTTAATACAGAAGAAGCTGTTACTACCGATAAAATGTCGAATACCGAAGCAGAGTCTGGCCTTCGTACCATAGAGGTTGAAGATCTGCCGGAGGCTG of the Flammeovirgaceae bacterium 311 genome contains:
- a CDS encoding sugar kinase (COG0524 Sugar kinases, ribokinase family); protein product: MDKIHDVVVVGELNVDLILNQIDQFPEVGKEVLAGNMNLTLGSSSAIFASNLSTLGAKTTFIGKIGKDSFGELVISSLKSRGVDTGNILLDDQHQTGATIVLNFGEDRAMVTHPGAMDHLKLEDVQEAVLKSARHLHLSSVFLQAGLTKQLVPLFKKAKELGLTTSIDPQWDPAEHWDIDLEALLPHVDVFMPNTAELMALTKTSTLEHGIESLKGYANILVVKGGRAGAWAWGEGALVHQPAFLNEQVVDSIGAGDSFDAGFISKYIQGKSLQECLEFGALSGAINTTRPGGTTAFENLNLVKTIAESTFNYTF
- a CDS encoding ketose-bisphosphate aldolase (COG0191 Fructose/tagatose bisphosphate aldolase); amino-acid sequence: MTLQDKLAILGQEGKALLATNFYNFETLSGVLQAAKAAGQPVILQLSESSIHYLGLNVAAAMARAALEAYEVQGWLHLDHGSSVEIAHRCLDAGFDSVMIDASEQSYTENVKTTLEVVKLAERYGASVEAELGYVAKLGQEQSSIYTQPEEASRFVEETGINALAIAIGSAHGFYKETPKLQLELLSRIHEATPAALVLHGSSGIPDDQLREAIRRGISKVNLATETKNMFMKTLQEVLRNNEEIDLRKVFPVATASVVKLITQKLSVVSPA
- a CDS encoding amidohydrolase (COG2159 Predicted metal-dependent hydrolase of the TIM-barrel fold), whose amino-acid sequence is MIRVLAYILAALTGTVGLCQAQTPDALLLKDYRPQSIYKIPVTKITKARYPVIDMHSHAYAQSEEELAHWVGVMDQAGIEKTIILSYSTGAAFDSIYQVYAKWGNRFEVWCGFDYTGYTEPGWSEKAVRELERCYKVGARGVGELGDKGLGELYSKPTKGRGMHIDDARMKPLLAKCGELKMPISIHVAEPMWMYQPMDSTNDGLMNAYVWQIDKSEKGFLDHGALINTLENAVRENPKTTFIACHFANCEADLSVIGRLLSLYPNLYADIAARYAETAPIPRYMQAFYQQHQNKLLYGTDMGMDAEMYQTTFRILESRDEHFYKIDQFNYHWPLHGFGLEPAVLKKLYQSNAAKILKRK
- a CDS encoding glycoside hydrolase clan GH-D (COG3345 Alpha-galactosidase); protein product: MLILSACVGQEAVVQPKEVVIQHGKLVLQVTDELHTRVSSTRQGMGPFMEAAMPSEYLITENFTAQDFKLNHSSTQPIADSVGAGQQWTLKGSSKQGEASLEKIVTVRAYDSLPDMVVMQVAYINRSPEAIQVNKWVNHHYSVLPHQDTTLFWSFQGGSTSHRKDWIQALQPGFSQKNYMGMNSSDYGGGIPVTDLWRPDGGIAIGHAELLPRLVSLPVDIDKEETAASINIEFDYEEPVQLGAGDTLKTYETFVMVHEGDYYNGLQAYGALLRAKGLEFVESEEAAYESSWCAWGYMRDFTLDEILGTLPKVKELGIQWVTIDDGFQLAEGDWQVNRLKFPRGDVQMKALVDTIHSYGLKAMLWWAPLAADPHSKLLQEHPDMKLLAADGTPQDITWWDSYYMSPAYDKTIQHTEEVVNLFMKHWGFDGLKMDGQHLNAVAPDYNPEHGLAYPEESVEKLPVFFKNIYEQARSIKPNAVIQNCPCGTCMSVFNMPYMNQAVASDPLSSWQIRHKGKTYKALIGKTAYFGDHVELSDGRNDFASSFGIGAVLGTKFTWPRENPTVTEDNLLTPEREKIWKKWFDLYHEKMLSKETYLGGLYDIGWELPETHVVQKGDTLHYAFYNKHWDGTVRLKGLQDNQQYRVRDYVNGVDLGVVKGPVAELPVSFTKNLLIEVYPEN
- a CDS encoding glucose/galactose transporter (COG0738 Fucose permease): MSPILIIGALFFIFGFITWLNSVLIPYLKIACELNNLESYLVAFAFYIAYLVMAIPSGWVLNFSGYKKGMSLGLVVIAVGAIIFIPAALTRQYLVFLVGLFVQGTGLALLQTASNPYITIIGPRESAAKRISIMGICNKFAGALAPIVLGAVALSNVDHLVDAEGFTSASASAQELDALAARVVVPYIIIAAALLVLALLVYFSSLPEVDTDKEEEGVVQSATSRKSVLQFPHLLLGAITLFLYVGVEVLAGDSIISYGGSQGISLETAKFFTTATLVAMIVGYIIGIICIPKYLSQEKALLYSGGLGTILSFVVIFTDGYVSVSALALLGLANALVWPAIWPMALNGLGRFTKAGSSLLIMGIAGGALIPLLYGQLADMFSARDAYWILVPCYLFILYYALSGHKAGSPNSTPKR
- a CDS encoding putative alpha-glucosidase II (COG1501 Alpha-glucosidases, family 31 of glycosyl hydrolases) codes for the protein MKITKTIVVLLALLWSASVQAQVRSSVKVLQNENWWVGIVFNGHLMPLTETFTFDMARDATPNQLQPLLVSDRGRYIFSESPVKFTFRNDSLLFEGDKKLSARNAGSTLREAYLKASGEHFAFNGKYPHEELFKKPQYNTWIELGINQNQKGIIQYAQTMLDNGMPPGVLMIDDTWQQDYGVWNFDKNVFPDASAMMDTLHAMGFKVMLWICPFVSPDSREYRLLEREGGLLLEQDSDRPKMVRWWNGVSAVLDLSHPNAVKWFKAQLDRLQQQYGADGFKFDAGDTYFYFNSRSYGNISVNEHCRLFNEIGLDYPLNEYRAAWKMGGAPLAHRLQDKGHNWEDLQLLIPHIVLQGLMGYPYNCPDMIGGGEMGSFLKTETIDQELVVRSTQCHVFTPMMQFSVNPFRILDEAHASAVKEAVALRQKFVPVIMELVENASKTGEPVVRSMEYVFPHQGYAAVTNQFLLGDKYLIAPVLEKNALTRKVLLPKGKWKDANGKVWNGGREVAVKVNLSSIPYFEKL